A region of Leclercia adecarboxylata DNA encodes the following proteins:
- the rsmH gene encoding 16S rRNA (cytosine(1402)-N(4))-methyltransferase RsmH, whose protein sequence is MMENYKHTTVLLDEAVNGLNIRPDGIYIDGTFGRGGHSRLILSQLGAEGRLLAIDRDPQAIEVAKTIDDPRFSIVHGPFSALADYVSERGLTGKIDGILLDLGVSSPQLDDAERGFSFMRDGPLDMRMDPTRGQSAAEWLQTAEEADIAWVIKTFGEERFGKRIARAIVERNRIEPMTRTKELAEVIAAATPVKDKYKHPATRTFQAVRIWVNSELDEIEQALKSSLGVLAPGGRLSIISFHSLEDRIVKRFMREQSRGPQVPAGLPMTEEQLKKLGGRQLRALGKLMPGEAEVEENPRARSSVLRIAERTTA, encoded by the coding sequence ATGATGGAAAATTATAAACATACGACGGTGCTACTGGATGAGGCCGTCAATGGCCTGAATATTCGTCCTGATGGCATCTATATTGATGGCACTTTTGGCCGGGGTGGTCACTCACGATTGATCCTCTCCCAACTGGGAGCGGAAGGCCGTTTGCTGGCAATCGATCGCGATCCACAGGCGATTGAGGTGGCAAAAACCATCGATGACCCACGCTTTTCCATCGTTCACGGTCCTTTTTCCGCGTTGGCTGATTACGTCAGCGAGCGTGGTTTAACCGGCAAGATCGACGGCATTCTTCTCGATCTTGGCGTCTCCTCACCGCAGCTTGACGATGCTGAACGCGGCTTCTCCTTTATGCGCGATGGTCCACTGGACATGCGCATGGATCCAACGCGCGGCCAGTCCGCCGCCGAGTGGCTGCAAACCGCCGAAGAAGCCGATATCGCCTGGGTGATCAAAACCTTTGGTGAAGAGCGTTTTGGCAAGCGTATAGCCCGAGCCATCGTTGAGCGCAACCGCATTGAGCCGATGACCCGCACCAAAGAGCTGGCGGAAGTGATCGCCGCGGCAACCCCGGTGAAGGACAAATACAAACATCCCGCCACCCGCACCTTCCAGGCCGTTCGCATCTGGGTGAACAGCGAGCTGGACGAGATCGAGCAGGCGCTGAAGAGTTCGCTTGGCGTGCTTGCCCCGGGTGGTCGCCTGTCGATTATCAGCTTCCACTCGCTGGAAGATCGCATCGTGAAGCGCTTTATGCGCGAGCAAAGCCGCGGTCCGCAGGTTCCGGCCGGGTTACCGATGACGGAAGAGCAGCTCAAAAAGCTGGGTGGTCGTCAGCTGCGCGCGTTGGGCAAATTAATGCCGGGCGAAGCAGAAGTGGAAGAGAACCCACGCGCCCGTAGTTCAGTGCTGCGTATTGCAGAAAGGACGACCGCATGA
- the leuA gene encoding 2-isopropylmalate synthase, whose protein sequence is MSQQVIIFDTTLRDGEQALQASLSVKEKLQIALALERMGVDVMEVGFPVSSPGDFESVQTIARTIKNSRVCALARCVEKDIDVAAESLKVAEAFRIHTFIATSPMHIATKLRSTLDEVIERSIYMVKRARNYTDDVEFSCEDAGRTPIDDLARVVEAAIRAGATTINIPDTVGYTMPFEFSNIITGLYERVPNIDKAIISVHTHDDLGLAVGNAIAAVHAGARQVEGAMNGIGERAGNCSLEEVIMAIKVRKDIMNVQTRINHQEIWRTSQTVSQICNMPVPANKAIVGTGAFAHSSGIHQDGVLKNRENYEIMTPESIGLNQVQLNLTSRSGRAAVKHRMEEMGYKDTDYNMDHLYDAFLKLADKKGQVFDYDLEALAFINKQQEEPEHFRLDYFSVQSGSSDIATASVKLACGEEIKAEAANGNGPVDAIYQAINRVTDYDVELVKYDLTAKGQGKNALGQVDIVVNYNGRRFHGVGLATDIVESSAKAMVHVLNNIWRAAEVEKELQRKAQNKENNKETV, encoded by the coding sequence ATGAGCCAGCAAGTCATTATTTTCGATACGACCTTACGTGACGGTGAACAGGCATTACAGGCAAGCCTGAGCGTCAAAGAGAAATTGCAGATTGCTCTGGCCCTTGAACGTATGGGCGTAGACGTAATGGAAGTGGGCTTCCCGGTCTCTTCTCCAGGTGATTTTGAGTCCGTTCAGACCATCGCCCGCACCATTAAAAACAGCCGGGTCTGTGCGCTGGCTCGCTGCGTCGAGAAAGATATTGATGTCGCCGCGGAGTCGCTGAAAGTCGCCGAAGCCTTCCGTATTCATACCTTTATTGCCACCTCGCCGATGCATATCGCCACCAAGCTGCGCAGCACGCTGGATGAGGTGATCGAGCGCTCCATCTATATGGTAAAACGCGCCCGTAACTATACCGACGACGTTGAGTTCTCCTGTGAAGATGCAGGCCGTACGCCGATTGACGATCTGGCCCGCGTGGTCGAAGCAGCCATCCGTGCCGGCGCCACCACCATCAACATCCCGGACACCGTCGGCTACACCATGCCGTTCGAGTTCTCCAACATCATTACCGGCCTGTATGAGCGCGTGCCGAACATTGATAAAGCGATTATCTCTGTTCACACCCACGACGATTTAGGCCTGGCGGTGGGTAACGCCATTGCCGCGGTCCATGCCGGCGCACGTCAGGTTGAAGGCGCCATGAACGGTATCGGCGAGCGCGCCGGTAACTGTTCGCTGGAAGAAGTGATCATGGCGATCAAAGTGCGCAAAGACATCATGAATGTGCAGACCCGCATCAATCACCAGGAGATCTGGCGCACCAGCCAGACAGTCAGCCAGATCTGCAACATGCCGGTCCCGGCGAACAAAGCGATTGTTGGCACCGGTGCTTTCGCCCACTCCTCCGGTATCCACCAGGACGGCGTGCTGAAGAACCGTGAAAACTACGAAATCATGACCCCGGAATCTATCGGTCTGAATCAGGTGCAGTTGAACCTGACTTCCCGCTCTGGCCGTGCGGCGGTAAAACACCGCATGGAAGAGATGGGTTACAAAGATACCGACTACAACATGGATCACCTGTACGACGCCTTCCTGAAGCTGGCCGATAAGAAAGGTCAGGTCTTTGATTACGATCTGGAAGCGCTGGCGTTTATCAACAAGCAGCAGGAAGAGCCAGAGCATTTCCGTCTGGACTACTTCAGCGTGCAGTCGGGTTCAAGCGATATCGCCACCGCCTCCGTCAAGCTGGCCTGCGGTGAAGAGATTAAAGCCGAAGCGGCTAATGGCAACGGTCCGGTCGATGCCATCTACCAGGCCATTAACCGCGTCACCGATTACGACGTTGAGCTGGTCAAATATGACCTGACGGCGAAAGGCCAGGGCAAAAACGCGCTGGGTCAGGTCGACATCGTGGTCAACTATAACGGCCGTCGCTTCCACGGCGTGGGCCTGGCGACCGATATCGTCGAATCCTCCGCTAAAGCCATGGTTCACGTCCTGAACAATATCTGGCGCGCCGCGGAAGTTGAAAAAGAGTTGCAACGCAAAGCTCAGAATAAAGAGAACAATAAGGAAACCGTGTAA
- the leuO gene encoding transcriptional regulator LeuO, translated as MSEESSEKSPVSEGTKPQLRTVDLNLLTVFDAVMQEQNITRAAQSLGMSQPAVSNAVARLKVMFNDELFVRYGRGIQPTARAYQLFASVRQALQLVQNELPGSGFDSSSSERIFHLCVCSPLDNYLTSLIYNKVEEVAPNIQLVFKSSLNQNTEHQLRYQETEFVIGYEEFRRPEFSCVPLFRDEMVLVTSKTHPRLNGMLLESDIYREQHAVVALDRYASFSQPWYDTPDKQACVAYQGMAMVSVLNIVSQTHLVAIAPRWLVEEFAEPLNLRIMPLPLNLNSRTCYLSWHEAAGRDKGHQWMEELLVSVCRR; from the coding sequence ATGTCTGAAGAAAGTAGCGAAAAATCGCCTGTGTCAGAGGGGACGAAACCCCAACTTCGTACGGTGGATCTGAACCTTTTAACTGTCTTTGATGCGGTGATGCAGGAGCAAAATATTACGCGCGCCGCCCAGTCTCTGGGGATGTCGCAGCCCGCTGTCAGCAATGCTGTCGCAAGACTCAAGGTCATGTTTAACGACGAATTATTTGTTCGTTATGGCCGCGGTATTCAGCCTACTGCCCGGGCCTATCAGCTGTTTGCATCGGTACGCCAGGCGCTACAGCTGGTGCAGAATGAACTGCCGGGATCGGGATTCGACTCAAGCAGCAGCGAGCGTATTTTCCATTTATGCGTTTGTAGCCCTCTGGATAATTATCTCACCTCGCTTATTTATAATAAGGTTGAGGAGGTTGCACCTAATATTCAGCTGGTTTTCAAATCATCCCTTAACCAGAATACGGAACATCAGCTGCGGTATCAGGAAACGGAGTTTGTTATTGGCTACGAAGAGTTTCGTCGCCCGGAGTTTTCCTGCGTGCCGTTATTCAGAGATGAAATGGTGCTGGTGACCAGCAAAACCCATCCGCGCCTGAATGGTATGTTGCTGGAAAGCGATATTTATCGCGAACAGCATGCGGTTGTCGCCCTCGATCGCTACGCTTCATTTAGCCAGCCATGGTACGACACGCCAGATAAGCAGGCCTGTGTGGCCTATCAGGGAATGGCGATGGTCAGCGTATTGAATATTGTCTCGCAAACCCACCTGGTCGCCATTGCCCCGCGCTGGCTGGTTGAAGAGTTTGCCGAGCCGCTGAACCTGCGAATTATGCCGCTGCCGCTGAACCTTAACTCGCGTACCTGCTATCTCTCATGGCATGAAGCAGCCGGTCGCGATAAAGGCCATCAGTGGATGGAGGAGTTGCTGGTCAGCGTCTGCCGACGATAA
- the leuB gene encoding 3-isopropylmalate dehydrogenase yields the protein MSKNYHIAVLPGDGIGPEVMAQALKVLEAVRTRFAMKITTSHYDVGGIAIDNQGTPLPQATVTGCENADAVLFGSVGGPKWEHLPPAEQPERGALLPLRKHFKLFSNLRPAKLYQGLEEFCPLRADIAANGFDILCVRELTGGIYFGQPKGREGSGQHEKAFDTEVYHRFEIERIARIAFESARKRGHKVTSIDKANVLQSSILWREIVNEIAQEYPDVQLAHMYIDNATMQLIKDPSQFDVLLCSNLFGDILSDECAMITGSMGMLPSASLNEEGFGLYEPAGGSAPDIAGKNIANPIAQILSLALLLRYSLNADDAATAIENAINRALEEGIRTGDLARGAAAVGTDEMGDIIARYVAEGV from the coding sequence ATGTCGAAGAATTACCATATTGCTGTGTTGCCGGGTGACGGAATTGGCCCGGAAGTTATGGCACAGGCGCTGAAGGTTCTGGAAGCTGTCCGCACCCGTTTTGCGATGAAAATTACCACCAGCCACTACGACGTGGGCGGTATCGCGATCGATAACCAGGGTACGCCTCTGCCGCAGGCAACGGTTACCGGCTGTGAGAATGCCGACGCGGTATTGTTCGGTTCCGTGGGTGGCCCGAAATGGGAACACCTGCCGCCGGCCGAGCAGCCAGAGCGCGGCGCACTGCTGCCATTACGTAAACACTTCAAGCTGTTCAGCAACCTGCGTCCGGCCAAACTGTATCAGGGTCTGGAAGAGTTCTGCCCGCTGCGCGCCGATATCGCCGCCAACGGCTTCGACATTCTGTGCGTCCGTGAACTGACCGGCGGCATCTACTTCGGTCAGCCGAAAGGCCGTGAAGGCAGCGGCCAGCACGAAAAAGCGTTTGATACCGAGGTGTATCACCGTTTTGAGATCGAACGTATCGCCCGTATTGCGTTCGAATCTGCCCGCAAACGCGGCCATAAAGTGACTTCAATTGATAAAGCGAACGTGCTGCAATCTTCGATCCTGTGGCGCGAAATCGTCAACGAGATCGCTCAGGAGTACCCGGACGTTCAGCTGGCGCATATGTATATCGACAATGCCACTATGCAGCTGATTAAAGATCCGTCCCAGTTCGACGTACTGCTGTGCTCCAACCTGTTCGGCGACATTCTCTCCGACGAGTGCGCGATGATCACCGGCTCTATGGGGATGCTGCCGTCCGCCAGCCTGAACGAAGAAGGTTTTGGCCTGTACGAACCGGCAGGCGGCTCCGCCCCGGACATCGCAGGCAAAAATATTGCGAACCCGATTGCGCAGATCCTCTCTCTGGCGCTGTTGCTGCGCTACAGCCTGAACGCTGACGACGCGGCGACGGCCATCGAAAACGCCATCAACCGCGCGCTGGAAGAAGGCATTCGCACCGGTGATTTGGCCCGTGGTGCGGCCGCAGTCGGTACTGATGAAATGGGTGATATCATCGCCCGCTATGTCGCTGAAGGGGTGTAA
- the ilvN gene encoding acetolactate synthase small subunit, which translates to MRRILSVLLENESGALSRVIGLFAQRGYNIESLTVAPTDDPTLSRMTIQTVGDAKVLEQIEKQLHKLVDVLRVSELGQGAYVEREIMLVKIQATGYGREEVKRNADIFRGQIIDVTPSIYTVQLAGTSDKLDAFLASVRDVAKIVEVARSGVVGLSRGDKVMR; encoded by the coding sequence ATGCGCCGGATATTATCTGTATTACTGGAAAACGAGTCCGGGGCGCTGTCTCGCGTGATTGGGCTCTTTGCACAGCGCGGCTATAACATCGAAAGCCTGACGGTTGCTCCGACGGACGATCCGACGCTTTCCCGCATGACCATTCAGACGGTGGGTGATGCGAAGGTGCTGGAGCAGATCGAAAAGCAGCTGCATAAGCTGGTGGATGTCTTACGCGTCAGCGAGCTGGGGCAGGGGGCTTACGTTGAACGCGAGATCATGCTGGTGAAAATTCAGGCCACCGGCTACGGGCGTGAAGAGGTGAAACGCAACGCGGATATTTTCCGTGGGCAGATCATCGATGTCACCCCGTCTATCTACACCGTTCAGCTTGCCGGTACCAGCGATAAGCTGGATGCCTTCCTTGCCTCGGTGCGGGATGTGGCAAAAATTGTTGAAGTGGCGCGTTCTGGCGTCGTGGGGCTCTCTCGCGGTGACAAAGTGATGCGTTAA
- the ilvI gene encoding acetolactate synthase 3 large subunit, protein MEMLSGAEMVVRSLIDQGVKQVFGYPGGAVLDIYDALHTVGGIDHVLVRHEQAAVHMADGLARATGEVGVVLVTSGPGATNAITGIATAYMDSIPMVVLSGQVATSLIGYDAFQECDMVGISRPVVKHSFLVKQTEDIPGVLKKAFWLAASGRPGPVVVDLPKDILNPANKLPYVWPESVSMRSYNPTTQGHKGQIKRALQTLATAKKPVVYVGGGAVNAQCETQLRTLIEKLNLPVASSLMGLGAFPATHRQALGMLGMHGTYEANMTMHNSDVIFAVGVRFDDRTTNNLAKYCPNATVLHIDIDPTSISKTVPADVPIVGDARQVLDQMLELLAQENYVQPLDDIRDWWLQIEQWCARQCLKYDTQSENIKPQAVIETIWRLTDGEAYVTSDVGQHQMFAALYYPFDKPRRWINSGGLGTMGFGLPAALGVKLALPEETVVCVTGDGSIQMNIQELSTALQYELPVLVLNLNNGYLGMVKQWQDMIYSGRHSQSYMNSLPDFVRLAEAYGHIGMRISNPAELEAKLSEALEHVKNNRLVFVDVVVDGTEHVYPMHIRGGGMDEMWLSKTERT, encoded by the coding sequence ATGGAGATGTTGTCTGGCGCCGAAATGGTCGTCCGATCGTTAATCGATCAGGGCGTGAAGCAAGTGTTCGGTTACCCTGGGGGCGCGGTCCTCGATATTTACGACGCACTACATACCGTTGGCGGTATCGATCACGTCCTGGTGCGTCATGAGCAAGCTGCCGTGCATATGGCCGACGGACTGGCGCGTGCGACAGGTGAGGTGGGCGTTGTGCTGGTGACATCCGGTCCTGGCGCGACCAACGCTATTACCGGGATCGCCACGGCCTATATGGATTCCATCCCGATGGTGGTGCTCTCCGGTCAGGTTGCGACCTCGCTGATTGGCTACGATGCCTTTCAGGAGTGCGACATGGTTGGCATCTCGCGTCCGGTGGTGAAACACAGTTTCCTGGTCAAGCAGACGGAAGATATTCCGGGCGTGCTGAAAAAGGCCTTCTGGCTGGCGGCCAGCGGACGTCCGGGGCCGGTGGTGGTTGACCTTCCCAAAGATATTCTGAATCCGGCAAACAAATTGCCTTATGTCTGGCCAGAGTCGGTCAGCATGCGTTCTTATAACCCAACCACTCAGGGGCACAAGGGCCAGATTAAGCGCGCCCTGCAAACCCTGGCGACGGCCAAAAAGCCGGTGGTGTACGTTGGCGGCGGAGCGGTCAATGCCCAGTGTGAAACACAGCTGCGGACGCTTATCGAAAAGCTGAATCTGCCGGTAGCCTCTTCATTAATGGGACTCGGGGCGTTCCCGGCCACGCATCGCCAGGCGCTTGGTATGCTCGGCATGCATGGCACGTATGAAGCTAACATGACGATGCACAATTCCGATGTCATCTTTGCCGTGGGGGTGCGTTTTGACGATCGCACTACCAATAACCTGGCGAAATACTGCCCCAATGCCACGGTGCTACACATCGACATCGATCCTACCTCTATTTCCAAAACCGTTCCGGCGGATGTGCCAATTGTGGGCGACGCACGTCAGGTTCTGGATCAGATGCTGGAGCTACTGGCGCAGGAAAACTATGTCCAGCCGCTCGATGATATTCGTGACTGGTGGCTGCAAATTGAGCAGTGGTGTGCGCGTCAGTGTCTGAAGTACGACACCCAAAGCGAGAACATCAAACCGCAGGCGGTGATTGAAACCATCTGGCGGCTGACCGACGGCGAGGCTTACGTTACGTCTGACGTCGGCCAGCACCAGATGTTCGCCGCGCTCTATTACCCGTTTGATAAGCCACGTCGCTGGATCAACTCCGGCGGCCTCGGCACCATGGGCTTTGGCCTGCCTGCCGCGCTGGGCGTTAAGCTGGCGTTACCGGAAGAGACGGTGGTCTGCGTGACCGGCGATGGCAGTATCCAGATGAACATCCAGGAGCTCTCCACCGCGCTGCAGTATGAGCTGCCGGTGCTGGTGCTCAACCTGAATAACGGCTATCTGGGCATGGTGAAGCAGTGGCAGGACATGATCTATTCCGGTCGTCATTCGCAGTCTTACATGAACTCGTTGCCTGATTTTGTCCGTCTGGCAGAAGCTTACGGCCACATTGGTATGCGCATCAGCAATCCGGCAGAGCTGGAAGCGAAGCTCAGCGAAGCCCTTGAGCACGTTAAAAATAACCGTCTGGTCTTTGTCGATGTGGTTGTGGATGGCACTGAACATGTTTATCCGATGCATATTCGCGGCGGCGGTATGGATGAAATGTGGTTAAGCAAAACGGAGAGAACCTGA
- the mraZ gene encoding division/cell wall cluster transcriptional repressor MraZ has protein sequence MFRGATLVNLDSKGRLSVPTRYRDRLNESASGQMVCTIDINHACLLLYPLPEWEIIEQKLSRLSSMNPQERRVQRLLLGHASECQMDSAGRLLIAPVLRQHAGLTKEVMLVGQFNKFELWDETAWYQRVKEDIDAEQSDSATLSERLQDLSL, from the coding sequence ATGTTCCGTGGAGCGACGTTAGTCAATCTCGACAGCAAAGGGCGTTTATCGGTCCCAACACGATATCGCGATCGGCTGAACGAGAGCGCTTCTGGTCAAATGGTCTGCACCATTGACATCAACCACGCCTGCCTGCTGCTTTACCCCTTGCCTGAATGGGAAATCATTGAGCAAAAGCTGTCTCGACTGTCGAGCATGAACCCGCAGGAACGCCGCGTGCAGCGGCTGTTATTGGGTCATGCCAGTGAATGTCAGATGGATAGCGCGGGGCGTCTGTTGATTGCGCCTGTGCTGCGGCAACATGCCGGTCTGACAAAAGAAGTGATGCTGGTCGGACAGTTCAATAAATTTGAACTGTGGGATGAAACGGCCTGGTATCAACGGGTCAAGGAAGATATCGACGCAGAGCAGTCTGATTCCGCGACATTGTCGGAACGATTGCAGGATTTGTCTCTATAA
- the cra gene encoding catabolite repressor/activator, which translates to MKLDEIARLAGVSRTTASYVINGKAKQYRVSDKTVEKVMAVVREHNYHPNAVAAGLRAGRTRSIGLVIPDLENTSYTRIANYLERQARQRGYQLLIACSEDQPDNEMRCIEHLLQRQVDAIIVSTSLPPEHPFYQRWANDSFPIVALDRALDREHFTSVVGADQDDAEMLAAELRTFPAENVLYLGALPELSVSFLREQGFRTAWKDDPREVDFLYANSYEREASAQLFEKWLETHPMPQALFTTSFALLQGVMDVTLRREGKLPSDLAIATFGDHELLDFLQCPVLAVAQRHRDVAERVLEIVLASLDEPRKPKPGLTRIRRNLYRRGILSRT; encoded by the coding sequence GTGAAACTGGATGAAATCGCCAGGCTCGCCGGCGTGTCGCGAACAACGGCAAGCTATGTGATTAACGGTAAAGCGAAGCAGTATCGGGTCAGCGACAAGACCGTTGAGAAAGTGATGGCCGTGGTTCGTGAACATAACTACCATCCGAATGCTGTCGCGGCAGGTTTACGCGCCGGCCGCACCCGTTCGATCGGCCTGGTGATCCCGGATCTGGAAAACACCAGTTACACCCGGATCGCAAACTACCTTGAGCGCCAGGCGCGTCAGCGCGGCTATCAACTGTTGATCGCCTGTTCGGAAGATCAGCCCGATAATGAAATGCGTTGTATTGAGCACCTGCTGCAGCGTCAGGTCGATGCCATTATCGTTTCAACTTCACTCCCGCCGGAGCATCCGTTCTACCAGCGCTGGGCCAATGATTCCTTCCCTATTGTCGCCCTCGACCGTGCATTAGACCGCGAGCATTTCACAAGCGTAGTGGGTGCCGATCAGGATGATGCCGAGATGCTGGCGGCGGAGCTGCGGACCTTCCCGGCGGAAAACGTCCTCTATCTGGGCGCCTTACCTGAGCTTTCCGTGAGCTTCCTGCGCGAGCAAGGGTTCCGCACCGCATGGAAAGACGATCCCCGCGAAGTGGACTTCCTCTATGCCAACAGCTACGAGCGTGAAGCCTCGGCGCAGCTTTTTGAGAAGTGGCTGGAAACCCATCCGATGCCGCAGGCGCTGTTCACCACCTCTTTTGCGCTGCTGCAGGGGGTGATGGATGTGACGTTGCGCCGCGAGGGCAAGCTGCCTTCGGATCTGGCGATTGCGACCTTCGGCGATCACGAGCTGCTCGATTTCCTGCAGTGTCCGGTGCTGGCCGTTGCCCAGCGTCATCGCGACGTGGCAGAACGGGTGCTGGAGATCGTACTGGCGAGCCTCGATGAGCCGCGTAAGCCTAAACCAGGGCTAACGCGCATCCGTCGTAATCTCTACCGTCGCGGCATATTAAGCCGTACGTAA
- the ftsL gene encoding cell division protein FtsL: MIGKVADTFSKVKDSLSSNERHALPGVIWDDLLRFGKLPLCLFICIIVSAVTVVTTAHHTRLLTAQREQLVLERDALDIEWRNLILEENALGDHSRVERIATEKLQMQHVDPSQENIVVQK, translated from the coding sequence ATGATTGGCAAGGTGGCAGATACCTTCAGCAAGGTTAAAGATTCGCTTAGCAGCAACGAGCGTCATGCCTTGCCCGGCGTCATCTGGGACGATCTGTTGCGTTTCGGCAAGCTGCCACTGTGCCTGTTTATTTGCATCATTGTGTCGGCGGTCACGGTCGTGACCACCGCTCACCATACCCGTTTGTTAACGGCGCAGCGCGAACAGCTGGTGCTGGAGCGTGATGCGCTGGATATCGAGTGGCGAAATCTGATCCTCGAAGAAAATGCGCTCGGCGATCATAGCCGGGTTGAACGGATCGCAACGGAAAAGCTGCAGATGCAGCATGTTGATCCTTCTCAGGAAAATATCGTAGTACAAAAATAA
- the leuC gene encoding 3-isopropylmalate dehydratase large subunit yields the protein MAKTLYEKLFDAHVVFEAPNETPLLYIDRHLVHEVTSPQAFDGLRAHHRPVRQPGKTFATMDHNVSTQTKDINASGEMARIQMQELIKNCKEFGVELYDLNHPYQGIVHVMGPEQGITLPGMTIVCGDSHTATHGAFGALAFGIGTSEVEHVLATQTLKQGRAKTMKIEVTGEAAPGITAKDIVLAIIGKTGSAGGTGHVVEFCGSAIQALSMEGRMTLCNMAIEMGAKAGLVAPDETTFAYVKDRLHAPKGQHYDDAVAYWKTLKTDEGAVFDTVVTLQAEAIAPQVTWGTNPGQVISVNDNIPDPASFADPVERASAEKALAYMGLKPGVPLTDVNIDKVFIGSCTNSRIEDLRAAAEVAKGRKVAPGVQALVVPGSGPVKAQAEAEGLDKIFIEAGFEWRLPGCSMCLAMNNDRLNPGERCASTSNRNFEGRQGRGGRTHLVSPAMAAAAAVTGHFADIRSLK from the coding sequence ATGGCGAAGACGTTGTACGAAAAATTGTTTGATGCGCACGTGGTCTTCGAAGCGCCGAACGAAACCCCGCTGCTCTATATCGACCGCCACCTGGTGCATGAAGTGACGTCCCCGCAGGCGTTTGATGGCCTGCGCGCGCACCATCGCCCGGTGCGTCAGCCTGGTAAAACCTTTGCGACGATGGACCATAACGTCTCGACGCAGACCAAAGACATTAACGCCTCCGGTGAGATGGCGCGAATTCAGATGCAGGAGCTGATCAAGAACTGTAAAGAGTTCGGCGTTGAGCTGTACGACCTGAATCACCCGTATCAGGGGATTGTCCACGTGATGGGTCCTGAGCAGGGCATCACCCTGCCAGGGATGACCATCGTCTGCGGCGACTCCCATACCGCGACCCACGGCGCGTTCGGTGCCCTGGCGTTCGGTATCGGCACCTCTGAAGTAGAACATGTGCTGGCGACTCAGACCCTGAAACAGGGCCGCGCGAAGACCATGAAAATTGAAGTTACCGGCGAGGCCGCCCCGGGCATCACCGCCAAAGACATCGTGCTGGCGATCATCGGTAAAACCGGTAGCGCAGGCGGTACCGGGCATGTGGTGGAGTTCTGCGGCAGCGCAATTCAGGCCCTGAGCATGGAAGGTCGTATGACCCTGTGCAACATGGCCATTGAAATGGGGGCGAAAGCCGGTCTGGTTGCGCCGGATGAGACCACTTTCGCCTATGTGAAAGATCGTCTGCATGCCCCTAAAGGTCAGCATTACGACGACGCGGTCGCCTACTGGAAAACCCTGAAAACCGACGAAGGCGCGGTGTTCGACACCGTTGTCACCCTGCAGGCCGAAGCGATTGCGCCTCAGGTCACCTGGGGCACTAACCCGGGCCAGGTGATCTCCGTAAACGACAACATTCCTGACCCGGCCTCGTTCGCCGATCCGGTTGAGCGCGCCAGCGCAGAGAAAGCGCTGGCCTATATGGGTCTGAAACCGGGCGTGCCGCTGACCGACGTGAACATTGATAAAGTGTTTATTGGCTCCTGCACCAACTCGCGCATTGAAGATCTGCGCGCGGCGGCAGAAGTGGCGAAAGGCCGTAAAGTGGCACCGGGCGTACAGGCGCTGGTGGTTCCTGGCTCCGGCCCGGTAAAAGCGCAGGCAGAAGCCGAAGGACTGGACAAGATTTTCATCGAAGCAGGCTTCGAGTGGCGTCTGCCGGGTTGCTCCATGTGCCTGGCCATGAACAACGACCGCCTGAATCCGGGCGAGCGCTGCGCCTCCACCAGCAACCGTAACTTTGAAGGTCGTCAGGGACGCGGTGGGCGCACACATCTGGTTAGCCCGGCGATGGCCGCGGCCGCCGCAGTGACCGGCCATTTCGCTGATATTCGCAGCCTGAAATAA
- the leuL gene encoding leu operon leader peptide, which produces MIHSTRFTGLLLLNASTVRGKLAGEIQR; this is translated from the coding sequence ATGATTCACAGCACTCGTTTCACCGGTCTACTACTACTAAACGCATCCACTGTGCGCGGTAAACTGGCGGGCGAAATTCAGCGTTGA